A genome region from Dreissena polymorpha isolate Duluth1 chromosome 16, UMN_Dpol_1.0, whole genome shotgun sequence includes the following:
- the LOC127862777 gene encoding uncharacterized protein LOC127862777 isoform X1: MGCFAFLKRKKNNIKEKDETTKKRNKTRGWFRRRSNKVAPYEPPAAPEVNIRLTKDGCAFEVRVEIEKKPLPPTLKDRIPLLEEEMRLRLASIEARKRAERRARNTATKRAVREVVPPEQRRKNLKKLHKRCLSARSRAVSRGTQSPTHVQSLNIVN, from the exons ATGGGGTGTTTTGCATttcttaaaagaaagaaaaataacataaaggaaaaagatgaaaccacgaaaaaaagaaacaaaaccaGAGGCTGGTTTCGAAGGCGTAGTAATAAAGTCGCGCCGTACG AACCTCCCGCCGCTCCCGAAGTCAACATCAGACTGACCAAAGATGGCTGCGCGTTTGAGGTGCGAGTGGAGATTGAGAAAAAGCCACTCCCGCCAACATTAAAAGACCGCATTCCC CTCCTCGAGGAGGAAATGCGTTTAAGGTTGGCATCAATTGAGGCCCGGAAGAGGGCAGAGAGGCGCGCCCGGAATACGGCCACAAAGCGCGCAGTACGGGAAGTAGTTCCTCCAGAGCAGCGGAGGAAAAACCTGAAGAAACTGCACAAAAG ATGCCTCTCCGCACGCAGCCGGGCCGTATCAAGGGGAACACAGAGCCCAACCCACGTCCAAAGCCTGAACATTGTGAACTAG
- the LOC127862777 gene encoding uncharacterized protein LOC127862777 isoform X2, which yields MGCFAFLKRKKNNIKEKDETTKKRNKTRGWFRRRSNKVAPYEPPAAPEVNIRLTKDGCAFEVRVEIEKKPLLPTLKDRIPLLEEEMRLRLASIEARKRAERRARNTATKRAVREVVPPEQRRKNLKKLHKRCLSARSRAVSRGTQSPTHVQSLNIVN from the exons ATGGGGTGTTTTGCATttcttaaaagaaagaaaaataacataaaggaaaaagatgaaaccacgaaaaaaagaaacaaaaccaGAGGCTGGTTTCGAAGGCGTAGTAATAAAGTCGCGCCGTACG AACCTCCCGCCGCTCCCGAAGTCAACATCAGACTGACCAAAGATGGCTGCGCGTTTGAGGTGCGAGTGGAGATTGAGAAAAAGCCACTCCTGCCAACATTAAAAGACCGCATTCCC CTCCTCGAGGAGGAAATGCGTTTAAGGTTGGCATCAATTGAGGCCCGGAAGAGGGCAGAGAGGCGCGCCCGGAATACGGCCACAAAGCGCGCAGTACGGGAAGTAGTTCCTCCAGAGCAGCGGAGGAAAAACCTGAAGAAACTGCACAAAAG ATGCCTCTCCGCACGCAGCCGGGCCGTATCAAGGGGAACACAGAGCCCAACCCACGTCCAAAGCCTGAACATTGTGAACTAG
- the LOC127862777 gene encoding uncharacterized protein LOC127862777 isoform X3, translated as MGCFAFLKRKKNNIKEKDESTKKRNKTRGWFRRRSNKVAPYEPPAAPEVNIRLTKDGCAFEVRVEIEKKPLLPTLKDRIPLLEEEMRLRLASIEARKRAERRARNTATKRAVREVVPPEQRRKNLKKLHKRCLSARSRAVSRGTQSPTHVQSLNIVN; from the exons ATGGGGTGTTTTGCATttcttaaaagaaagaaaaataacataaaggaAAAAGATGAAAGCacgaaaaaaagaaataaaaccagAGGCTGGTTTCGAAGGCGTAGTAATAAAGTCGCGCCGTACG AACCTCCCGCCGCTCCCGAAGTCAACATCAGACTGACCAAAGATGGCTGCGCGTTTGAGGTGCGAGTGGAGATTGAGAAAAAGCCACTCCTGCCAACATTAAAAGACCGCATTCCC CTCCTCGAGGAGGAAATGCGTTTAAGGTTGGCATCAATTGAGGCCCGGAAGAGGGCAGAGAGGCGCGCCCGGAATACGGCCACAAAGCGCGCAGTACGGGAAGTAGTTCCTCCAGAGCAGCGGAGGAAAAACCTGAAGAAACTGCACAAAAG ATGCCTCTCCGCACGCAGCCGGGCCGTATCAAGGGGAACACAGAGCCCAACCCACGTCCAAAGCCTGAACATTGTGAACTAG
- the LOC127862776 gene encoding uncharacterized protein LOC127862776, with product MGCFAFLKRKKNNIKEKDETTKKRNKTRGWFRRRSNKVAPYEPPAAPEVNIRLTKDGCAFEVRVEIEKKPLLPTLKDRIPLLEEEMRLRLASIEARKRAERRARNTATKRAVREVVPPEQRRKNLKKLHERCLSARSRYVSRGTQSPTHVQSLNIVN from the exons ATGGGGTGTTTTGCATttcttaaaagaaagaaaaataacataaaggaaaaagatgaaaccacgaaaaaaagaaataaaaccagAGGCTGGTTTCGAAGGCGTAGTAATAAAGTCGCGCCGTACG AACCTCCCGCCGCTCCCGAAGTCAACATCAGACTGACCAAAGATGGCTGCGCGTTTGAGGTGCGAGTGGAGATTGAGAAAAAGCCACTCCTGCCAACATTAAAAGACCGCATTCCC CTCCTCGAGGAGGAAATGCGTTTGAGGTTGGCATCAATTGAGGCCCGAAAGAGGGCAGAGAGGCGCGCCCGGAATACGGCCACAAAGCGCGCAGTACGGGAAGTGGTTCCTCCAGAGCAGCGGAGGAAAAACCTGAAGAAACTGCACGAAAG ATGCCTCTCCGCACGCAGCCGGTACGTATCCAGGGGAACACAGAGCCCAACCCACGTCCAAAGCCTGAACATTGTGAACTAG
- the LOC127862781 gene encoding uncharacterized protein LOC127862781, producing the protein MDTMIFLRAVIISSLLVVAAAVPHRRGPLSSIVERGCIPLAHYVRDNYYSYKIRRQATVTMVTPRSTSDVSVALSTIVTTTIPVSDTTTHINWVTFVYDRMRADYVPMELFKGLVNCGREYSLFAINAPASLLQLLAVNYRAVPGLVG; encoded by the exons ATGGATACAATGATTTTCCTGCGCGCTGTGATCATAAGTTCTCTGCTTGTTGTCGCTGCGGCCGTGCCCCACAGACGCGGGCCCCTATCCTCCATCGTGGAGAGAGGTTGCATTCCCCTGGCACA CTATGTTCGCGATAACTACTACAGCTACAAGATTCGTCGTCAGGCAACCGTAACCATGGTAACACCGCGATCAACATCAGACGTTTCTGTAGCGCTTTCCACCATAGTTACCACAACCATCCCGGTGTCGGACACCACGACCCATATTAACTGGGTCACCTTCGTTTACGACCGAATGCGGGCCGATTATGTTCCTATGGAGCTTTTTAAAG GCCTGGTTAACTGCGGCCGGGAGTACTCTCTGTTCGCTATCAACGCCCCCGCCAGCCTCCTACAGCTACTGGCAGTCAACTACCGGGCTGTTCCTGGACTTGTCGGCTGA